The Argentina anserina chromosome 3, drPotAnse1.1, whole genome shotgun sequence genome includes a region encoding these proteins:
- the LOC126787970 gene encoding uncharacterized protein LOC126787970: MPSPKSQRRVQEEIKNRRGRFGSERSSSFHGQTMAATSAATPQLRRPKTVPDMIMYRTAVGSTTPLMASPEMRPKLTKLLLNVTIQGSVGAVQVVMSPESTVGDLVAAAVRQYEKEGRRPIFPSVDPSRFDLHYSQFSLESLERAEKLMALGSRNFFLCPKKSAVDGGSCGGGITTSSCSKQAEKASKTGFSWLKFMDSLL, translated from the exons ATGCCGAGTCCGAAGAGCCAGCGCAGGGTGCAAGAGGAAATCAAGAACAGGAGGGGCAGATTTGGTTCGGAGAGATCGTCGTCTTTTCACGGCCAAACGATGGCCGCGACGTCTGCGGCGACGCCGCAGCTCCGACGGCCGAAGACGGTCCCAGATATGATCATGTACAGGACCGCAGTCGGATCCACCACGCCGCTGATGGCGTCGCCGGAGATGCGGCCGAAGCTGACAAAGCTTCTGCTCAACGTGACGATACAGGGCAGCGTCGGGGCCGTACAGGTGGTGATGTCGCCGGAGTCGACGGTGGGTGATCTGGTGGCGGCGGCCGTAAGGCAGTACGAGAAAGAGGGCCGCCGGCCAATCTTCCCGTCCGTTGATCCATCACGGTTCGACCTCCATTATTCGCAGTTCAGTTTAGAAA GTTTGGAGAGGGCGGAGAAGCTGATGGCGTTGGGGTCTCGCAACTTTTTCCTGTGCCCTAAGAAGTCGGCGGTAGACGGTGGAAGTTGCGGTGGTGGGATAACGACGTCGTCGTGTTCGAAACAGGCGGAGAAAGCTTCAAAAACTGGGTTTTCTTGGCTCAAGTTTATGGATTCCCTGCTGTAA